A genomic region of Platichthys flesus chromosome 4, fPlaFle2.1, whole genome shotgun sequence contains the following coding sequences:
- the trappc6bl gene encoding trafficking protein particle complex subunit 6B, like yields MTDEALFEFLHMEIVSHVYKEQQASNGVMDNKDRAVCVSVLEGMGFRVGQGLIERLTRDSPSFKDELDIMKFICKDFWTKVFRRQIDNLRTNHQGTYVLQDNKFALLTQLSNGKQYLDHAPKYLAFSCGMVRGALSNIGLDSVVTAEVSVMPSCKFQVVIQKL; encoded by the exons ATGACGGACGAGGCTCTGTTTGAATTTCTCCACATGGAGATCGTCTCCCATGTTTACAAGGAGCAGCAAGCCAGTAACGGAGTGATGGACAACAAG gaCAGAGCTGTCTGCGTCTCTGTCCTCGAAGGCATGGGCTTCCGGGTGGGACAAGGGCTCATCGAGAG GTTGACCAGAGACTCTCCCAGCTTCAAGGATGAGCTGGATATAATGAAGTTCATCTGTAAAGACTTCTGGACAAAGGTGTTCAGGAGGCAGATTGACAACCTCCGAACAAACCATCAg GGTACCTATGTTCTACAGGACAACAAGTTTGCTCTTCTGACCCAGCTCTCCAATGGAAAACAGTATCTGGATCATGCTCCTAAG TATCTCGCTTTTTCGTGTGGCATGGTGAGAGGAGCTCTGTCTAACATTGGTCTGGACAGTGTGGTGACGGCTGAGGTCTCTGTCATGCCGTCCT GTAAATTCCAGGTGGTGATCCAGAAGTTGTGA
- the bloc1s3 gene encoding biogenesis of lysosome-related organelles complex 1 subunit 3, with amino-acid sequence MSSRFQIVVQGEASETDSDDEVYITSLPAPQTASAGAKVPGEASETDSEGEAVDRASAVIQESAQVLSRDLPPLIVVRDHPDIQSIVEDRPSPTHRPHGDTLLQQKLQESNSRLYHNVSQTVRQVYSSATREVRSATAQLNTSQGAIINASHSIRLILDDLKAVSEKIDIITSCQILPDINIIPNNCTAPAP; translated from the exons atgTCCAGCAGGTTCCAGATCGTGGTGCAGGGTGAAGCGTCTGAGACGGACTCTGATGATGAAGTCTACATCACTTCCCTGCCTGCTCCACAAACTGCCTCAGCCGGGGCcaag GTTCCAGGGGAGGCGTCAGAAACCGACAGTGAGGGGGAGGCGGTGGACCGAGCCTCTGCAGTGATCCAGGAGAGCGCTCAGGTTCTCAGCAGAGACCTGCCTCCTCTCATTGTGGTCAGAGATCATCCGGACATACAGTCCATTGTGGAGGATAGACCCAGCCCCACGCACAGGCCACATG GCGACACACTCTTAcaacagaagctgcaggagtcCAATAGTCGGCTGTATCACAACGTGTCACAGACAGTTCGGCAGGTTTATAGCAGTGCCACCAGAGAG GTGCGCAGTGCGACCGCTCAGCTGAACACATCGCAGGGGGCCATCATCAACGCTTCTCACAGCATCAGGTTAATTCTGGACGACCTGAAGGCCGTGTCCGAGAAGATTGACATTATCACAAGCTGTCAAATTCTGCCTGATATTAATATCATTCCAAATAATTGTACTGCACCTGCTCCTTAA